Proteins from a genomic interval of Dendropsophus ebraccatus isolate aDenEbr1 chromosome 6, aDenEbr1.pat, whole genome shotgun sequence:
- the PXYLP1 gene encoding 2-phosphoxylose phosphatase 1 isoform X1, with protein MLLRNRFILLLALAALLAFLSLSLQFFSRWLPVSMQLNTQVHVLPGLPVRLIPALREKEETLTVKNRKRIMPDLLTEPSVPDPLYEANLYCNTPGVTERSMEGHVPHNFKLVSVQVMIRHGDRYPLYAIPRTKRPDIDCVLEPDRIPSHPNLADFISHMTKGSEAQMDGTLSSLPRFPSHSLCEMGELTQTGVVQHLHNGQILRETYLKKHKLLSNDWTAKQLYIESTGKSRTLQSGLALLYSFLPRFDWKKINIKHQWSSIFCSSHCDCPMRNHYLEEEQRRQYGYRIKNTLLEKTYINMAKVVGVPTRLLRASNPIDSLLCHFCHNVTFPCTKNGCIDIEHFKVIKAHQIEDERERHEKQLYYKYALLATYPLLNQTVSRMQRISEGKKNEVFALYSAHDVTLSPILSAIGLTEARFPRFAARLVFELYQNTDRQKEHYIRILYNGEDVTFQTSFCREHQRHSNRPLCPLSKFVNFVKKEMFSALNSTSYYDACHQRLF; from the exons ATGCTTCTCCGAAACCGCTTTATCCTACTGCTGGCCCTGGCTGCCCTTCTGGCCTTTCTAAGTCTCAGTCTTCAGTTCT TCTCCAGATGGCTACCTGTCAGTATGCAGCTTAATACACAAGTCCATGTTCTCCCAG GTTTACCAGTACGACTTATTCCCGCTCTTCGAGAGAAGGAAGAAACACTGACTGTCAAAAATCGTAAAAGAATCATGCCTGACCTGCTGACTGAGCCTTCTGTACCTGATCCACTGTATGAGGCCAACCTGTACTGCAATACTCCTGGAGTAACTGAGCGCAGTATGGAAG GCCACGTACCtcataactttaaactagtttcCGTCCAAGTGATGATCCGTCATGGAGATAGATATCCACTGTACGCTATACCTAGAACTAAGAGACCTGATATTGACTGTGTCCTGGAGCCAGACAG GATTCCCTCCCATCCAAACTTGGCAGATTTTATTAGTCACATGACAAAAGGATCAGAAGCCCAGATGGATGGCACATTGAGCAGCCTGCCTCGCTTTCCTAGCCATTCACTGTGTGAGATGGGAGAATTAACCCAAACAG GTGTTGTACAGCATTTGCATAATGGACAAATCCTAAGGGAGACTTACTTGAAGAAACATAAACTTCTATCAAATGACTGGACAGCAAAGCAGCTTTACATTGAATCCACTGGAAAAAGCAGGACGCTGCAAAGTGGGCTGGCCTTACTCTACAGCTTCCTGCCGCGCTTTGACTGGAAGAAGATAAACATTAAACACCAATGGAGCAGCATATTCTGCTCCAGCCACTGTGACTGTCCTATGAGGAACCACTACCTTGAAGAAGAGCAGCGCCGCCAGTATGGCTATAGGATTAAAAACACCCTGCTAGAAAAAACATATATTAATATGGCCAAAGTGGTTGGGGTCCCCACTCGACTATTAAGAGCGTCCAATCCCATTGACTCATTGCTGTGTCATTTTTGTCACAATGTCACGTTCCCGTGCACCAAGAATGGCTGTATAGACATTGAGCACTTTAAGGTGATAAAGGCACATCAGATTGAGGATGAGCGGGAGAGGCATGAGAAGCAGCTCTATTATAAGTATGCACTATTGGCAACTTACCCCTTGTTAAACCAGACTGTCAGCCGAATGCAACGGATATCAGAAGGCAAAAAAAACGAAGTGTTTGCCTTGTACTCCGCCCATGATGTGactctctcccccatcctcagTGCCATTGGTCTCACCGAGGCAAGGTTTCCTCGATTTGCTGCCCGCTTAGTATTTGAACTATATCAGAACACTGACAGACAGAAGGAACACTACATCCGCATTCTATACAATGGGGAGGATGTCACCTTTCAGACCTCTTTTTGTAGAGAACACCAGAGGCACTCAAACCGACCTCTCTGTCCACTATCAAAATTTGTCAACTTTGTGAAGAAAGAAATGTTTTCGGCCCTGAACAGTACCAGTTACTATGATGCATGTCATCAAAGGTTGTTTTAG
- the PXYLP1 gene encoding 2-phosphoxylose phosphatase 1 isoform X2 — MSSSWLLSLFLIVSRWLPVSMQLNTQVHVLPGLPVRLIPALREKEETLTVKNRKRIMPDLLTEPSVPDPLYEANLYCNTPGVTERSMEGHVPHNFKLVSVQVMIRHGDRYPLYAIPRTKRPDIDCVLEPDRIPSHPNLADFISHMTKGSEAQMDGTLSSLPRFPSHSLCEMGELTQTGVVQHLHNGQILRETYLKKHKLLSNDWTAKQLYIESTGKSRTLQSGLALLYSFLPRFDWKKINIKHQWSSIFCSSHCDCPMRNHYLEEEQRRQYGYRIKNTLLEKTYINMAKVVGVPTRLLRASNPIDSLLCHFCHNVTFPCTKNGCIDIEHFKVIKAHQIEDERERHEKQLYYKYALLATYPLLNQTVSRMQRISEGKKNEVFALYSAHDVTLSPILSAIGLTEARFPRFAARLVFELYQNTDRQKEHYIRILYNGEDVTFQTSFCREHQRHSNRPLCPLSKFVNFVKKEMFSALNSTSYYDACHQRLF; from the exons ATGAGCAGCAGCTGGCTTCTATCTCTGTTCCTTATAG TCTCCAGATGGCTACCTGTCAGTATGCAGCTTAATACACAAGTCCATGTTCTCCCAG GTTTACCAGTACGACTTATTCCCGCTCTTCGAGAGAAGGAAGAAACACTGACTGTCAAAAATCGTAAAAGAATCATGCCTGACCTGCTGACTGAGCCTTCTGTACCTGATCCACTGTATGAGGCCAACCTGTACTGCAATACTCCTGGAGTAACTGAGCGCAGTATGGAAG GCCACGTACCtcataactttaaactagtttcCGTCCAAGTGATGATCCGTCATGGAGATAGATATCCACTGTACGCTATACCTAGAACTAAGAGACCTGATATTGACTGTGTCCTGGAGCCAGACAG GATTCCCTCCCATCCAAACTTGGCAGATTTTATTAGTCACATGACAAAAGGATCAGAAGCCCAGATGGATGGCACATTGAGCAGCCTGCCTCGCTTTCCTAGCCATTCACTGTGTGAGATGGGAGAATTAACCCAAACAG GTGTTGTACAGCATTTGCATAATGGACAAATCCTAAGGGAGACTTACTTGAAGAAACATAAACTTCTATCAAATGACTGGACAGCAAAGCAGCTTTACATTGAATCCACTGGAAAAAGCAGGACGCTGCAAAGTGGGCTGGCCTTACTCTACAGCTTCCTGCCGCGCTTTGACTGGAAGAAGATAAACATTAAACACCAATGGAGCAGCATATTCTGCTCCAGCCACTGTGACTGTCCTATGAGGAACCACTACCTTGAAGAAGAGCAGCGCCGCCAGTATGGCTATAGGATTAAAAACACCCTGCTAGAAAAAACATATATTAATATGGCCAAAGTGGTTGGGGTCCCCACTCGACTATTAAGAGCGTCCAATCCCATTGACTCATTGCTGTGTCATTTTTGTCACAATGTCACGTTCCCGTGCACCAAGAATGGCTGTATAGACATTGAGCACTTTAAGGTGATAAAGGCACATCAGATTGAGGATGAGCGGGAGAGGCATGAGAAGCAGCTCTATTATAAGTATGCACTATTGGCAACTTACCCCTTGTTAAACCAGACTGTCAGCCGAATGCAACGGATATCAGAAGGCAAAAAAAACGAAGTGTTTGCCTTGTACTCCGCCCATGATGTGactctctcccccatcctcagTGCCATTGGTCTCACCGAGGCAAGGTTTCCTCGATTTGCTGCCCGCTTAGTATTTGAACTATATCAGAACACTGACAGACAGAAGGAACACTACATCCGCATTCTATACAATGGGGAGGATGTCACCTTTCAGACCTCTTTTTGTAGAGAACACCAGAGGCACTCAAACCGACCTCTCTGTCCACTATCAAAATTTGTCAACTTTGTGAAGAAAGAAATGTTTTCGGCCCTGAACAGTACCAGTTACTATGATGCATGTCATCAAAGGTTGTTTTAG